CGTCGCAGTCGGGTGTGGTATCGCCGTCGTCGGCGTCGTTCTCGCACGACGCTTCGCCTGATCTGGGTCGTCACAAAAAAGACCGCCGAGTCGTTCGGTGGCTGTCGCGTCTCGCGTCAGTCCGCAGTGGCTTCCGCCGACGGTTCCGGTGCGGACGGTTCCTCACCGAGGATGGCACGGCTGCGGAGCAGGATGAACCCGAATCCGACCTTCGCCAGCACGTCGAGCACCATGAAGAGCAGGGTCTCGCCGAACAGGCCGACGAGTCCGAGCCCCTCGGTGCCGACGAGCCAGAGGACCGGGTAGACGCTCCACAGCACGAGGATGACGTTCCTGAGTATGTTGAACGTGGACTGGGTGTCCGCGTCCTTCTCTGCGGCCGCGCGGCCGAGGTTGACGTACAGGAAGTACAGGATGAAGATCAGCGCGATGGTGCTGATCGTCCACCAGACGTACCGGAACGTGGGCACCTTCGTCAGCGCGCCGACGAGACCGGTGATGATCATGAAGGCGTCGAGCCCGATCAGGGCACCGATGGTGTTGCGGTCAGCGCCTGCCAGCAGCGCGATGTCGAGCAGTAGCAGGGGCGTCGTGAACAGCCAGTCGGCGTAGCGCGCCCAGTAGATCTCCAGTACGGTTCCGTTGGTGAGTTCGACCCCGGTCAGCCCGAAGCCGAAGAACATCGACAGGTACGATGCGGCGGCGATCCCCGGAATGAGGATCGTGATGATGTAGTACTCCTGCTGTCTCGGATCTTCGACTCCCCATCCCTTGGCGAGGAAGTACACGGTTCCGAGTAACATCAGGACTGTACCCAAGCCGAGCCAGACACGCTCTGCCCCGACTTCGACCGCTGTTTGCAGTGCTATGATCTCCAGCATACACAACCAATGTGGGACTATTGCATATTAAATGTAACCCAGACAGAGAGACCCTCCACCTTCCCTCGTTTATAAGTACGTGGATGCTGTACATCCTTCTTCTCCGACCCCGAGATTGATGTGGGTACGGCACCTGTCAACAGCTATGGCAGACTCCAGTGAGACGACGACAGAGGAACAGGAAGACGAGTTGGAAGTAGAGGCGGTCGAGTCGGAGAACGACGCCGACGAGGCGACACTCGACATGGACGCAGTCGCCGAGAGAGAAGGGGAGACCGACACGGAGGCGCTTCGGGAGCGCATCGAGGAACAACAGGCGGAGATCGACGAACTACAGGACCTCCTCCTCGACCTGTCGGTTCGCGTGGCCGACGACAAGGGGATGGGCGTCTGCCCGGACTGTCACGGGCCGGTGATGAAGCGGAAGCGACTCATCCGGCGCAGCACCATCGAGTGTGCCCGGTGTGATCGCGTCTTCCACGAGTACTGACCCGGGGCGTCCGACCACGGCCGGTACTCCCCGTCACGTCCGGGAATCGTCGCCCGACGGCCGGCCGGACGGGGAACTGTTTTGCACCCTCCGTCGGAACCGACGGGTATGGACGTCGTCGTCAACGCCGCCGTCAGCGCGGACGGGAAACTCTCCTCGCGCCGGCGGGAACAGATCGCCATCTCCGGGTCGGCGGACTTCGACCGGGTGGACCGCATCCGGGCCGCCGCAGACGCGGTGCTCGTCGGTATCGGCACCGTC
This genomic window from Salinirubrum litoreum contains:
- a CDS encoding bacteriorhodopsin translates to MLEIIALQTAVEVGAERVWLGLGTVLMLLGTVYFLAKGWGVEDPRQQEYYIITILIPGIAAASYLSMFFGFGLTGVELTNGTVLEIYWARYADWLFTTPLLLLDIALLAGADRNTIGALIGLDAFMIITGLVGALTKVPTFRYVWWTISTIALIFILYFLYVNLGRAAAEKDADTQSTFNILRNVILVLWSVYPVLWLVGTEGLGLVGLFGETLLFMVLDVLAKVGFGFILLRSRAILGEEPSAPEPSAEATAD